In Rhodanobacter humi, the following are encoded in one genomic region:
- a CDS encoding ABC transporter permease produces MRILFQIRPILAALRSHKTAVLLLVLEIALTMAVLGNLVFIVYGTMQRSHTPTGVAESQIGVIQSIGVIGQDNPGTAAGNIAVLRAVPGVMEAAYGGPPLWYAGANPIFLDPARKQAAAQAYEFQGSQGLVSTLGLRVIRGQLLQQDQLPVAAKITDSTEFPVLVTQALAAHLFPSGGALGHLIYDGGSNPMRIVGIVDHLRGGITGRTNDDYSIVAEYLVGAQNLGGGFMIRVKDPAQLPRVLRAAAAALQKANPGHVQSKLFTMAELRANYFKSDLAAGRMLVAIIFILLVVTALGVSGLASFWVQQRRRQIGMRRALGATRGDILHYFQMENLLIVSGGVLLGALFAYALNLFLMHRFELAHLPSHYLVVGALALWLLGQLAVLGPALRAAAVPPVVATRSV; encoded by the coding sequence ATGAGGATCCTCTTCCAGATCCGCCCCATTCTTGCCGCGCTGCGCAGCCACAAGACGGCGGTGCTGTTGCTGGTGCTGGAGATCGCGCTGACCATGGCGGTGCTCGGCAACCTGGTGTTCATCGTGTACGGCACCATGCAGCGCTCGCATACGCCGACGGGTGTGGCGGAAAGTCAGATCGGCGTCATCCAGAGCATTGGCGTGATCGGCCAGGACAATCCCGGCACGGCCGCCGGCAATATAGCCGTGCTGCGTGCCGTTCCCGGCGTGATGGAGGCGGCCTATGGCGGACCACCGCTTTGGTACGCGGGCGCCAATCCGATTTTCCTCGACCCCGCGCGCAAGCAGGCGGCGGCGCAGGCCTACGAGTTCCAAGGTAGCCAGGGTTTGGTCAGCACGCTGGGCCTGCGCGTAATCCGTGGGCAGTTGCTGCAGCAAGACCAATTGCCGGTAGCGGCCAAAATTACCGACAGCACGGAGTTTCCGGTGTTGGTGACCCAAGCGCTGGCCGCGCATCTGTTTCCCTCTGGCGGCGCGCTCGGCCACTTGATCTACGACGGTGGCAGCAATCCCATGCGCATCGTTGGCATCGTGGATCACCTGCGAGGCGGCATCACCGGGCGCACCAACGACGACTATTCCATCGTGGCCGAATACTTGGTGGGTGCGCAGAACCTTGGCGGAGGTTTCATGATACGCGTCAAGGATCCCGCGCAGCTGCCGCGAGTGCTGCGTGCCGCCGCCGCCGCCCTGCAGAAGGCCAACCCCGGCCATGTGCAGAGCAAGCTGTTCACCATGGCCGAGCTGCGTGCAAACTATTTCAAGAGCGACCTCGCCGCCGGCCGCATGCTGGTGGCGATCATCTTCATTCTGCTGGTGGTCACCGCATTGGGCGTGAGCGGGCTGGCCAGCTTCTGGGTGCAGCAGCGGAGAAGGCAGATCGGCATGCGCCGCGCGCTGGGCGCCACCCGCGGCGACATCCTGCACTACTTCCAGATGGAAAACCTGCTCATCGTCAGCGGTGGCGTGCTGCTGGGTGCGCTGTTCGCCTATGCGCTGAACCTGTTCCTGATGCACCGCTTCGAGCTGGCGCATTTGCCGTCGCATTACCTCGTGGTCGGCGCACTGGCACTGTGGCTGCTCGGCCAGCTCGCCGTGCTCGGACCCGCGTTGCGCGCAGCGGCGGTGCCGCCGGTGGTGGCGACGCGCAGCGTGTGA
- a CDS encoding ABC transporter permease — MFGYYLDLALRSLKRTPILAGLMMLAIALGIGASVTMLAVLHNLSGNPLPGRSDVLFHPQVDPRPADLPGATEEPLDDLTYVDAVNLYQLGIAPRRAVMSSNWLPVRKDAPDSPLAMFTDRATTADFFAMFGVPFLYGSAWSAQDDANHAQLVVLSRAMNQKLFGGENSVGKILVIATKTFRVAGVIDDWNPQPRFYDINDGPFADAEQMYLPFFTWLDLPQDYGYGPMRCWGNDPNAGTHDPKAKQCTWAQFWVQLDTPAQVADYRAALTQYSAQQHQLGRYQREPNVRLHSLLDWLDVKHVIPVTVRMQTWIAFGVLLICMVNTVGLMVAKFLRKSGEIGVRRALGASRRAVFLQCLVEAGVVGVAGGLLGLPLAWLGLWMVRQQPVSFAASAHFDPSMLGIALALAVLSALAAGVWPALRASRVAPALQVKSL, encoded by the coding sequence GCTATTACCTCGACCTCGCGCTGCGCAGCCTGAAGCGCACGCCCATCCTCGCCGGCCTGATGATGCTGGCGATCGCGCTGGGTATCGGTGCATCGGTCACCATGCTGGCGGTGTTGCACAACCTGTCGGGCAACCCGCTGCCGGGGCGCAGCGACGTGCTGTTCCACCCGCAGGTCGATCCGCGGCCGGCGGACCTGCCGGGTGCGACGGAGGAGCCGCTGGACGATCTCACCTATGTCGATGCGGTGAACCTCTACCAGCTCGGCATCGCGCCACGTCGCGCGGTGATGAGCAGCAACTGGCTGCCGGTGCGCAAGGATGCGCCGGACAGCCCGCTGGCGATGTTCACCGATCGCGCCACCACCGCCGACTTCTTCGCGATGTTCGGCGTGCCCTTCCTTTACGGTTCGGCCTGGTCGGCGCAGGACGATGCGAACCACGCGCAGCTGGTGGTGCTGTCGCGGGCGATGAACCAGAAGCTGTTCGGCGGCGAGAACAGCGTGGGCAAGATCCTGGTGATCGCCACCAAGACTTTCCGCGTGGCGGGCGTGATCGACGACTGGAACCCGCAGCCGCGCTTCTACGACATCAATGACGGTCCCTTCGCCGACGCCGAGCAGATGTATCTGCCGTTCTTTACCTGGCTCGATCTGCCGCAGGATTACGGCTACGGTCCCATGCGCTGCTGGGGCAACGATCCGAACGCGGGCACGCACGACCCCAAGGCCAAGCAATGCACCTGGGCGCAGTTCTGGGTGCAACTGGACACGCCGGCGCAGGTGGCCGACTACCGCGCGGCGCTCACCCAGTACAGCGCGCAGCAGCACCAGCTGGGCCGCTACCAGCGCGAACCCAACGTGCGCCTGCACAGCCTGCTCGATTGGCTGGACGTCAAGCACGTGATCCCGGTGACCGTGCGGATGCAGACCTGGATCGCCTTCGGCGTGCTGCTGATCTGCATGGTCAACACGGTGGGCCTGATGGTGGCGAAGTTCCTGCGCAAGTCGGGTGAGATCGGCGTGCGCCGCGCCTTGGGCGCCTCGCGTCGCGCGGTGTTCCTGCAGTGCCTGGTCGAGGCCGGCGTGGTGGGTGTGGCCGGCGGCTTGCTCGGTCTGCCGCTGGCTTGGCTGGGCCTGTGGATGGTGCGCCAGCAGCCGGTGAGCTTTGCCGCGTCCGCGCATTTCGATCCTTCCATGCTGGGCATTGCGCTGGCGCTGGCCGTGTTGTCGGCACTCGCCGCCGGCGTGTGGCCCGCCCTGCGCGCCTCGCGCGTGGCCCCCGCCCTGCAGGTGAAATCGCTATGA